In a single window of the Desulfovibrio mangrovi genome:
- the thiF gene encoding sulfur carrier protein ThiS adenylyltransferase ThiF, whose product MSDQAAGTDIKACAPKADERGAVQNAGGDFMEESVQESTLQAGLRRYLSASQLERLGSATVGIAGAGGLGSNCAMMLARSGVRHFVIADHDSIEPSNLNRQFFFADQTGRSKVAALRDNLQAIDPEIRVVVHRLELTEDNVSDVFAECSIVVEALDGVDGKKMLAEAFMGRKDFFVSASGMAGWGGPDMRTRRVRDVAAFVGDFVSDIAAMPPMAPRVTMVAAMQADAVLAHILGSCRSE is encoded by the coding sequence ATGTCCGATCAGGCAGCCGGAACAGACATCAAGGCATGTGCCCCGAAAGCGGATGAGCGCGGGGCAGTTCAGAATGCCGGGGGCGATTTCATGGAAGAGTCAGTTCAGGAATCCACGCTTCAGGCCGGATTGCGGCGCTATCTTTCCGCGTCGCAGTTGGAACGGCTTGGCTCTGCGACCGTGGGGATAGCCGGTGCCGGAGGGCTCGGGTCCAACTGCGCCATGATGCTTGCCCGTTCCGGCGTTCGACATTTCGTCATTGCCGATCATGATTCCATTGAACCTTCCAATCTCAATCGCCAGTTCTTTTTTGCCGACCAGACCGGACGTTCCAAGGTGGCTGCGCTCAGGGATAATCTGCAGGCCATTGATCCGGAGATTCGAGTCGTCGTCCACCGCCTTGAACTGACTGAAGACAACGTGTCGGACGTCTTTGCCGAATGCTCCATCGTGGTGGAGGCGTTGGACGGTGTGGACGGCAAGAAGATGCTGGCCGAGGCGTTCATGGGACGCAAGGATTTCTTTGTTTCGGCATCCGGCATGGCCGGATGGGGCGGGCCGGACATGCGTACGCGACGCGTTCGTGATGTCGCAGCTTTTGTGGGTGATTTTGTCAGTGACATAGCAGCAATGCCGCCCATGGCACCGCGTGTGACCATGGTCGCGGCCATGCAGGCGGATGCCGTGCTTGCTCATATTCTCGGGTCATGCAGGTCCGAATAG
- a CDS encoding PSP1 domain-containing protein: MGSILGIKFREYGQIYYFEKSDFEVAIGDKVIVKTDQGQGLGTIVSIRDDVPEDAETEEIKPVHRLAVSEDFERDQENELLAREARQFCVDCIRSRDLEMKLVDVEVYFDRSKIVFYFTAPARIDFRELVKDLVKNYRTRIELRQIGVRHETQMIGAVGNCGMVCCCRQFLRTFAPVTIKMAKEQNLFLNPAKISGICGRLLCCLSYEQENYEEFYRACPKLGKKYQTADGSVKVLRANMFRNSIAVLTESNEEKEIPLEDWEQLKPSRPDQAKQDQARAAAKRAAREAERAAEEAAEGEGQDSSEKGAGDVVAAPGIAAAAADAASGPEAGSGSAAAAIPPVVPHETVAGPAEAGVQGSAEEGAAEPASSGEAAQTAQQAPAAEVPAQAASDNTAPQSAASEGKAPEKPAKDARLAPLRKPVKSADPAARKTSRGRRKRKRRPSSGGED, translated from the coding sequence ATGGGATCTATTCTTGGTATTAAGTTCCGTGAATACGGACAGATATATTATTTTGAAAAAAGTGATTTCGAGGTTGCCATCGGCGACAAGGTGATCGTCAAGACTGATCAGGGACAGGGGCTCGGTACCATTGTCTCCATCCGTGACGATGTGCCGGAAGATGCCGAAACCGAAGAAATCAAGCCTGTCCATCGTCTCGCGGTAAGCGAGGACTTTGAACGGGATCAGGAAAATGAACTGCTTGCGCGCGAGGCGCGTCAGTTTTGCGTGGACTGCATCCGTTCCCGCGATCTTGAGATGAAGCTGGTGGACGTTGAAGTCTACTTTGATCGCAGCAAAATCGTCTTTTATTTCACCGCTCCCGCCCGTATCGATTTCCGCGAATTGGTCAAGGATCTGGTCAAGAACTACCGTACCCGTATTGAACTGCGTCAGATCGGCGTGCGCCATGAGACCCAGATGATCGGGGCTGTGGGCAACTGCGGTATGGTGTGCTGTTGCCGTCAGTTCCTGCGTACCTTTGCGCCGGTGACCATCAAGATGGCCAAGGAACAGAACCTGTTCCTGAACCCTGCGAAGATATCCGGCATATGCGGCCGTCTCTTGTGCTGCCTTTCCTACGAGCAGGAAAACTACGAAGAATTTTACCGCGCCTGTCCCAAGCTGGGCAAGAAGTACCAGACTGCAGACGGGTCGGTTAAGGTGCTGCGCGCCAACATGTTCCGTAACAGCATTGCCGTGCTGACCGAGTCCAATGAAGAGAAGGAAATTCCTCTGGAAGATTGGGAACAGCTCAAGCCCTCCCGTCCGGATCAGGCCAAGCAGGATCAGGCCCGTGCCGCAGCGAAGCGCGCTGCTCGGGAAGCCGAGCGTGCGGCTGAAGAGGCTGCTGAAGGCGAAGGACAGGATTCTTCTGAAAAAGGGGCTGGTGATGTAGTGGCTGCGCCTGGCATTGCAGCCGCAGCAGCGGATGCGGCCAGCGGGCCCGAAGCCGGTTCCGGGAGCGCGGCAGCGGCTATCCCCCCGGTTGTTCCCCATGAAACCGTTGCCGGACCTGCTGAGGCAGGTGTTCAGGGTAGCGCGGAAGAGGGGGCTGCCGAGCCCGCTTCTTCAGGCGAAGCGGCACAGACGGCTCAGCAGGCCCCTGCAGCAGAAGTTCCTGCTCAGGCAGCGTCTGACAACACTGCGCCGCAGAGTGCTGCATCGGAAGGTAAAGCCCCGGAGAAGCCTGCAAAGGACGCGCGCCTTGCCCCCCTGCGCAAGCCGGTGAAGAGCGCAGATCCCGCAGCCAGAAAGACCAGCAGGGGCCGCCGCAAGCGTAAACGTCGTCCTTCTTCCGGTGGTGAAGACTAG
- a CDS encoding glycosyltransferase: MKISFVIVAKNVKKFIGSCLESVHETATDLAPLGVESEIIVVDNASSDQTPEAAKSACSEITLIRNTGDKGYAAAANQAIQASSGDLVFFVAPQVALEAGSARRLLDYMETNTSCGIAGGRIVDQKGFGLKGARRLPGCVSKIVSAFGIPCRCKGKATQPKEVAAVTFAFAVVRKALLCNIGKLDERFFGGYADMDLCRRAHKSLNPVWKVSFVPQASAKVVDKFAMKSEPADFSLYGESVVRARTRSEQMYFWKHFCSLTVLFFAMVDIAAHSVRFSINLLPKIGSADKRDYHCTVVRETAKAMLDTQLGSQFPTTPW; this comes from the coding sequence ATGAAAATCTCTTTTGTCATCGTTGCAAAGAATGTGAAGAAGTTCATCGGAAGCTGCCTTGAATCCGTTCATGAAACGGCTACCGACCTTGCTCCTCTCGGCGTTGAAAGCGAAATCATCGTGGTGGACAACGCCTCATCCGACCAGACTCCGGAAGCAGCCAAGAGCGCCTGCTCTGAAATCACCCTCATCCGTAACACCGGCGACAAGGGTTATGCCGCCGCTGCCAACCAGGCCATTCAGGCATCCTCCGGCGACCTGGTGTTCTTCGTCGCCCCGCAGGTAGCACTGGAAGCCGGTTCCGCACGCCGACTGCTCGACTACATGGAAACCAACACCAGCTGCGGCATTGCCGGCGGCCGTATCGTGGACCAGAAAGGCTTCGGCCTCAAGGGTGCACGCCGTCTGCCCGGTTGCGTTTCCAAGATCGTTTCCGCTTTCGGCATTCCCTGCCGTTGCAAGGGCAAGGCAACCCAGCCCAAGGAAGTTGCCGCAGTAACGTTCGCCTTTGCCGTTGTGCGCAAGGCTCTGCTCTGCAACATCGGCAAGCTGGATGAACGCTTCTTCGGCGGCTACGCCGACATGGACCTGTGCCGCCGCGCCCACAAATCGCTGAACCCTGTCTGGAAGGTGTCCTTTGTTCCCCAGGCCAGCGCCAAGGTAGTGGACAAGTTCGCCATGAAAAGCGAACCCGCAGATTTCTCCCTGTACGGCGAAAGCGTTGTTCGCGCACGCACCAGAAGCGAACAGATGTACTTCTGGAAGCACTTCTGCTCCCTGACCGTGCTGTTCTTCGCCATGGTAGACATTGCTGCCCATTCCGTACGTTTCAGCATCAACCTGCTGCCCAAGATCGGCTCCGCCGACAAGCGCGACTACCACTGCACCGTGGTTCGCGAAACGGCAAAGGCCATGCTGGACACCCAGCTGGGCAGCCAGTTCCCCACCACTCCCTGGTAA
- the metG gene encoding methionine--tRNA ligase gives MQSFYITTPIYYVNAKPHLGHAYTTIIADTMRRFHAATGKETYFLTGTDEHGDKIVQAAEKNGCSPQEYVDSISALFRDLWPHLNISNDDFIRTTEPRHKKVVQDVLQKVYDSGDIYFGEYGGHYCYGCERFYPEKELENGLCPQHQTKPEYIAEKNYFFRMSKYQDWLKQHILDNPDFIRPERYRNEVLALLDSGALEDLCISRPKSRLEWGIELPFDNNFVTYVWFDALLNYVTALDWPDGEKFGKFWPGVQHLVAKDILKPHAIFWPTMLKAAGFEPYNHLNVHGYWLVRDTKMSKSIGNVIEPLEMVQKYGLDVFRYFLLREMHFGSDASFSEEALVSRLNADLANDLGNLFSRVLSMNTKYFGGVIPAPAEYLQDDMDIRELAVNAMRNYQQLFENVRFSNGLESLWELVRALNKYVDTCQPWTLFKEGNLERLGTVMYTLLECMRKVAVHLWPVMPDSSDKLVTQLGIPFDSTKINLPAEVESWGALPSGIKPAPGSNLFPRADLDALRKQAEEGKATSGNDQKAKEKKAEQKPAAAAPVEIAPIDFEDFQKVDLRVGTVLVVENHPKADRLYRVEIDLGEEKPRQVCAGIKEFFTPDQLVGKQVVVVANLKPRMLRGIESHGMILALKTEEGMQLLTATGMVPNGTKAS, from the coding sequence GTGCAGTCCTTTTATATTACGACCCCCATTTATTATGTGAACGCCAAACCCCACCTTGGTCACGCCTATACCACCATCATTGCGGACACCATGCGCCGTTTTCATGCTGCGACAGGCAAGGAAACCTATTTCCTGACCGGAACGGACGAGCATGGTGACAAGATCGTGCAGGCTGCGGAGAAGAACGGTTGTTCGCCGCAGGAATACGTGGATTCCATCAGCGCGTTGTTCCGTGATCTCTGGCCGCACCTGAACATTTCCAATGACGACTTCATCCGCACCACGGAACCCCGCCACAAGAAGGTGGTTCAGGACGTGCTGCAGAAGGTGTATGACAGCGGCGACATCTATTTCGGCGAATACGGCGGTCACTATTGTTACGGCTGCGAACGGTTCTATCCTGAAAAGGAACTGGAAAACGGTCTGTGCCCCCAGCACCAGACCAAGCCCGAGTATATTGCCGAGAAGAACTACTTCTTCCGTATGTCCAAGTATCAGGACTGGCTGAAGCAGCACATTCTGGATAACCCGGATTTCATCCGTCCTGAACGTTACCGTAACGAAGTGCTTGCCCTGTTGGATAGCGGTGCTCTGGAAGATCTGTGCATCTCCCGTCCCAAGTCTCGCCTTGAATGGGGGATCGAGCTTCCCTTCGACAATAATTTCGTTACCTACGTGTGGTTTGACGCGCTGCTGAACTATGTGACGGCGCTGGACTGGCCCGACGGTGAAAAGTTCGGCAAGTTCTGGCCCGGTGTGCAGCATCTGGTCGCCAAGGACATTCTCAAGCCCCACGCCATCTTCTGGCCCACCATGCTCAAGGCCGCCGGTTTTGAGCCCTATAACCATCTGAACGTGCACGGCTACTGGCTGGTGCGGGACACCAAGATGTCCAAGTCCATCGGCAACGTTATCGAGCCGCTGGAAATGGTGCAGAAGTATGGTCTGGATGTGTTCCGCTACTTCCTGCTGCGCGAGATGCATTTCGGCAGCGATGCCAGCTTCTCCGAAGAGGCGTTGGTCAGCCGTCTGAACGCCGATCTTGCCAACGACCTTGGCAACCTGTTCAGCCGTGTGCTTTCCATGAACACCAAGTATTTCGGCGGCGTCATTCCTGCTCCTGCGGAGTACCTGCAGGATGATATGGATATCCGCGAGCTGGCCGTGAACGCCATGCGTAACTACCAGCAGCTGTTCGAGAACGTGCGTTTCTCCAATGGTCTTGAGTCGCTGTGGGAGCTGGTGCGGGCCCTGAACAAGTACGTGGATACCTGCCAGCCATGGACCCTGTTCAAGGAAGGCAATCTGGAGCGTCTCGGCACCGTGATGTACACCCTGCTGGAGTGCATGCGTAAGGTGGCTGTCCATCTGTGGCCCGTCATGCCCGACTCTTCCGACAAGCTGGTGACCCAGCTGGGCATTCCTTTCGACTCCACCAAGATCAACCTGCCTGCTGAAGTGGAGAGCTGGGGTGCTTTGCCTTCGGGCATCAAACCTGCGCCCGGTTCCAACCTTTTCCCCCGCGCCGATCTTGATGCTCTGCGCAAGCAGGCGGAAGAGGGCAAGGCTACCTCTGGCAACGACCAGAAGGCCAAGGAGAAGAAGGCGGAACAGAAACCGGCTGCAGCTGCTCCCGTTGAAATTGCTCCTATCGATTTTGAAGACTTCCAGAAGGTGGATTTGCGCGTTGGTACTGTGCTGGTGGTGGAAAACCATCCCAAGGCCGATCGCCTGTACCGTGTGGAAATCGATCTGGGTGAAGAGAAGCCGCGACAGGTCTGCGCCGGTATCAAGGAATTCTTCACGCCTGACCAGCTTGTGGGCAAGCAGGTGGTTGTTGTGGCAAACCTCAAGCCCCGTATGCTGCGTGGCATTGAATCCCATGGCATGATTCTGGCCCTGAAGACTGAAGAGGGCATGCAACTGCTGACCGCAACCGGCATGGTGCCCAACGGCACCAAGGCATCCTAG
- the thiH gene encoding 2-iminoacetate synthase ThiH: MSFAQVMEQYAGKDIAGMMDRVTVADVQRTLSRRTLSAEDYLVLLSPAAAGQLEAMAQRANQLTVQHFGRTIQLFTPMYISNFCTNQCVYCGFNTRNTIRRTKLDDAQIRREGEVIEATGLKQLLLLTGEAPKIASVEYIGHAAKLLRDLFPSIGVEVFALTQDEYEYLISCGVDSMTLFQETYNAALYPSLHPAGPKSDYRFRLDAPERACKAGMRVVNIGALLGLDVWRKDAFFTGLHAHYLQFAYPQTDIAISFPRMRPHAGEFQPESIVSDRELVQIMLAQRIFLPRCGITISTREAPSFRDNLIPLGVTRMSAGVTTAVGGHTSEEEEVGQFEISDPRSVDEMCAAIRARGYQPVFKDWEPLEDAAVAG, encoded by the coding sequence ATGTCGTTTGCACAGGTCATGGAACAGTATGCCGGTAAGGACATTGCCGGCATGATGGATCGGGTAACCGTGGCGGATGTGCAACGGACTCTTTCGCGCCGGACGCTGTCCGCCGAAGATTATCTCGTGCTGCTGTCTCCGGCAGCGGCGGGGCAGCTTGAAGCCATGGCACAGCGGGCCAACCAGTTGACGGTTCAGCATTTCGGCAGGACTATCCAGCTGTTCACGCCCATGTACATCTCCAACTTCTGCACCAACCAGTGTGTGTACTGCGGGTTCAATACCCGCAACACCATACGCCGTACCAAACTGGATGACGCGCAGATTCGCAGGGAAGGGGAAGTCATTGAGGCAACGGGGTTGAAGCAACTGCTTCTTCTGACCGGCGAGGCTCCCAAGATCGCATCTGTGGAATACATAGGCCACGCTGCAAAGTTGTTGCGCGACTTGTTTCCCTCCATCGGTGTGGAAGTGTTCGCCCTGACGCAGGATGAGTATGAATATCTCATATCCTGTGGCGTGGACAGCATGACCCTGTTTCAGGAGACCTACAACGCGGCGCTGTATCCCTCGCTGCACCCTGCAGGCCCCAAGAGCGATTATCGGTTCCGGCTGGATGCGCCGGAGCGGGCATGCAAAGCGGGCATGCGCGTGGTCAACATCGGCGCATTGCTCGGCCTTGACGTCTGGCGCAAGGATGCCTTCTTTACTGGCTTGCATGCGCATTACCTGCAGTTCGCGTACCCCCAGACGGACATTGCCATTTCCTTCCCGCGCATGCGTCCCCATGCAGGCGAATTCCAGCCCGAATCCATCGTCAGCGACAGGGAGCTGGTGCAGATCATGCTTGCCCAGCGGATTTTCCTGCCTCGTTGCGGTATCACCATTTCCACCCGCGAAGCGCCTTCCTTCCGCGACAACCTTATTCCCCTTGGCGTGACGCGCATGTCTGCAGGCGTGACAACGGCTGTGGGCGGGCATACCAGCGAGGAAGAGGAAGTGGGGCAGTTCGAGATTTCCGATCCGCGCAGTGTGGACGAGATGTGTGCGGCCATCCGTGCGCGCGGGTACCAACCCGTATTCAAGGACTGGGAACCGCTGGAAGATGCAGCGGTGGCCGGTTAG
- a CDS encoding HDIG domain-containing metalloprotein: protein MITRDEAYQLLLSLQPEQHLVYHALTSEAVMRHLAVELKEDADIWGLTGLLHDIDFPRTKDTPEQHGLLAMELLNDALPEEALSAIRAHNSEYTNHMPTTRLDYALRCAESATGLVCTNALVRPEGMNGMEPKSLKKKMKDKAFAASVNRDRIRECEKLDMELGVFFQIAIDAITPIAGSVGLVKS from the coding sequence ATGATCACTCGTGATGAAGCCTACCAACTATTGTTGAGTCTGCAGCCGGAACAACATCTGGTGTACCACGCGCTGACCTCGGAAGCCGTCATGCGCCATCTGGCTGTCGAACTGAAGGAAGATGCAGATATCTGGGGCCTCACCGGCCTGCTGCATGACATCGACTTTCCCCGCACCAAGGACACCCCGGAACAACACGGGTTGCTGGCCATGGAACTGCTGAACGACGCACTGCCCGAGGAAGCGCTTTCCGCCATCCGTGCCCACAACTCCGAATACACCAATCACATGCCGACAACCCGTCTCGATTATGCTCTGCGTTGCGCAGAAAGCGCGACGGGACTGGTCTGCACCAACGCCCTTGTCCGCCCTGAAGGCATGAACGGCATGGAGCCAAAGAGCCTCAAAAAGAAGATGAAGGACAAGGCGTTTGCGGCGAGTGTAAACAGAGACCGCATCAGGGAATGTGAAAAACTCGATATGGAACTGGGAGTGTTCTTTCAAATCGCCATTGATGCCATAACGCCTATCGCCGGCAGTGTGGGGCTGGTGAAAAGCTAA
- the thiE gene encoding thiamine phosphate synthase, whose amino-acid sequence MQRILDTDIYALTDEGLSAGRSTIEVVDAMLKAGIKVLQYREKDKKAGAMLEECVVLRRMTREAGCTFIVNDHVDIAMLVDADGVHVGQEDIPVEDVRRLIGPGKIIGLSTHSPEQCRDAIARGADYIGVGPIFATKTKKDVCAPVGYDYLEYVVNNHDVPHVAIGGIKLHNVADVVRHGARCCALVSEIVGAADIGAMVARLRAEIASAR is encoded by the coding sequence GTGCAGCGCATTCTCGATACCGATATTTACGCTCTGACCGATGAAGGGCTTTCCGCGGGGCGGTCCACCATTGAGGTGGTTGACGCCATGCTCAAGGCGGGCATCAAGGTTCTGCAATACCGCGAGAAGGATAAGAAGGCTGGGGCCATGCTTGAAGAATGTGTCGTACTTCGCCGTATGACCCGCGAGGCCGGATGTACCTTCATTGTGAACGACCATGTGGATATTGCCATGCTCGTAGATGCCGACGGCGTGCACGTGGGGCAGGAGGACATTCCGGTCGAGGATGTGCGTCGCTTGATCGGTCCCGGCAAGATCATCGGTCTTTCAACCCATTCGCCCGAGCAATGTCGCGACGCCATAGCCAGAGGTGCGGACTACATCGGCGTGGGGCCCATTTTTGCCACCAAGACCAAGAAGGATGTCTGCGCTCCTGTAGGATATGACTACCTTGAGTATGTCGTGAACAACCATGACGTTCCGCATGTGGCCATAGGCGGGATCAAGCTGCATAACGTGGCGGATGTTGTCCGGCATGGCGCCCGATGCTGTGCGCTTGTTTCCGAGATTGTCGGCGCTGCGGATATTGGTGCCATGGTCGCAAGGTTGCGGGCTGAGATTGCATCGGCCCGGTAG
- a CDS encoding thiazole synthase, giving the protein MEHSNNNDPLVIGGVELQSRLFTGTGKYGSDTVIPDVCRASGSQVITVALRRVDMNAAAGNVMQHIPKHMQLLPNTSGARDAEEAVRIARLARAAGCGNWIKIEVISDNRYLLPDGYQTARATEILAKEGFVVLPYMNPDLYVARDLVNAGAAAVMPLGAPIGTNRGIRTREMIGILIEEFDVPIVVDAGIGKPSEACDAMEMGVDACLVNTAIATAGDPVIMAEAFGAAVRAGRQAFLAKAGPVLTGAASASSPLTGFLGE; this is encoded by the coding sequence ATGGAACACAGCAACAACAACGATCCTCTGGTGATCGGTGGCGTCGAGCTTCAGAGCAGACTGTTCACCGGTACCGGGAAATACGGCTCTGATACGGTCATCCCCGATGTGTGTCGCGCTTCCGGTTCGCAGGTCATTACCGTGGCCCTGAGAAGGGTGGATATGAACGCCGCTGCGGGGAATGTGATGCAGCACATTCCTAAGCATATGCAGCTCCTGCCCAACACTTCCGGCGCGCGCGATGCCGAAGAGGCGGTTCGCATCGCCCGGCTGGCTCGCGCCGCCGGATGTGGCAACTGGATTAAGATCGAAGTTATTTCCGACAACCGGTATCTGTTGCCCGACGGTTATCAGACCGCCCGTGCAACCGAGATTCTGGCCAAGGAAGGCTTCGTGGTGCTGCCGTACATGAATCCGGACCTGTATGTGGCCCGCGACCTCGTGAACGCCGGCGCTGCGGCAGTCATGCCTCTTGGTGCCCCCATCGGCACCAACCGTGGCATCCGTACCCGCGAGATGATCGGCATTCTCATTGAGGAATTCGATGTACCCATCGTGGTGGATGCGGGCATCGGTAAGCCTTCCGAAGCCTGCGACGCCATGGAGATGGGCGTAGATGCCTGTCTCGTGAATACCGCCATTGCCACTGCGGGCGATCCCGTGATCATGGCGGAAGCCTTCGGCGCTGCCGTGCGCGCAGGCCGTCAGGCGTTTCTTGCCAAGGCGGGACCGGTGTTGACCGGCGCGGCCTCGGCCTCTTCACCGTTAACCGGTTTTCTCGGGGAATAA
- a CDS encoding substrate-binding periplasmic protein — MKVWVRIFFVSLFFVWLHGAAWADVIKVAYTEFAPYRMTRDDGTKYGIDIDFLDELASRLGVSVEYVGSPFERGLDRMQTGSIDMMIGMLRQADRESFMYFVEPAYKKAAAKAFYTLAGEGKSITGYEELYGKTVGVIGGVSYFPRFDSDPCIRKEKVVSFEQNLKKLLNSRVDVLIQTEVVGDYVISRHPEGGRIVKAPFRYDESREVFLTISRNSPLFERRKRVAEVVKQMLAEGYWETCLRRYMDQGGKPGMTVLFAE; from the coding sequence ATGAAGGTTTGGGTGCGGATTTTTTTTGTCTCGTTGTTTTTCGTTTGGTTGCACGGGGCGGCATGGGCCGATGTAATCAAGGTTGCATATACGGAATTTGCGCCGTACCGCATGACCCGCGATGATGGAACCAAGTACGGCATAGATATCGATTTTTTGGACGAACTCGCTTCGCGTCTCGGTGTTTCTGTTGAGTATGTTGGCTCCCCCTTTGAGCGTGGTCTGGATAGAATGCAGACTGGCTCCATTGATATGATGATAGGGATGTTGCGTCAGGCAGACCGGGAATCCTTCATGTATTTTGTGGAACCGGCGTATAAAAAAGCTGCTGCGAAGGCTTTCTACACTCTGGCCGGAGAAGGAAAGTCCATTACGGGATACGAGGAGCTTTACGGAAAAACCGTGGGAGTCATCGGCGGAGTCAGTTATTTTCCCCGGTTTGATTCCGATCCTTGTATACGGAAAGAGAAAGTCGTTTCCTTTGAGCAGAATTTGAAAAAGCTGCTGAACAGCCGGGTAGATGTGCTCATTCAGACTGAAGTGGTGGGGGACTACGTTATCTCCAGACATCCGGAAGGAGGACGCATTGTGAAGGCTCCTTTCCGGTACGATGAATCGCGTGAAGTGTTTCTGACAATATCACGCAACTCTCCGCTTTTTGAAAGGCGCAAGCGGGTTGCCGAGGTGGTGAAGCAGATGTTGGCGGAAGGGTATTGGGAGACCTGTCTGCGCCGTTACATGGATCAGGGGGGCAAGCCCGGCATGACTGTCCTGTTTGCGGAATAG
- a CDS encoding substrate-binding periplasmic protein translates to MKRGVLVYCLMALCLLGVGKANAGNDLVVRGVIRIGFSELPPMRMGNEPGEERGVETEFLRELCRRMNLEPEFVHAPFIRNLKSMEDGRIDLMIGVLRRPERESYMHYLQPAYSSGARYVFCVRAGMENMLQRYGDLQGKIVGVSNGARYFPRFDEDTTLNKYAVLSIRQNIEKLMKNRVDAFIGEETAVRFYLKRERVEESIRFAQYRFEQPQDAFITLSKHSQHAHRLGEFSRHLAMMRKEGVLAELFQDFWGQLQEDGNAL, encoded by the coding sequence ATGAAGCGTGGTGTTCTTGTGTATTGCTTGATGGCGTTGTGCCTGCTGGGGGTGGGCAAAGCTAATGCGGGCAATGATCTTGTAGTGCGGGGCGTTATCAGAATAGGCTTCAGCGAATTGCCTCCAATGCGGATGGGGAACGAACCGGGGGAAGAGCGGGGTGTTGAAACAGAATTTCTCCGTGAACTGTGCCGGAGAATGAATCTGGAGCCGGAGTTCGTCCACGCGCCGTTTATCAGAAACCTCAAGTCCATGGAGGATGGCCGGATCGATCTTATGATCGGTGTGCTGCGCAGACCGGAGCGTGAATCCTATATGCACTATCTCCAGCCAGCCTACTCTTCCGGAGCGCGGTATGTATTCTGCGTGCGTGCAGGAATGGAAAATATGCTGCAACGTTATGGGGATTTGCAGGGCAAGATTGTGGGCGTTTCCAATGGTGCACGCTACTTCCCGAGGTTTGATGAAGACACGACTCTTAACAAGTATGCCGTGCTCAGCATTCGCCAGAATATCGAGAAGCTTATGAAAAACAGAGTGGATGCCTTTATTGGTGAGGAAACGGCCGTACGCTTTTACTTGAAGCGGGAGAGGGTGGAAGAGAGCATTCGTTTCGCGCAGTATCGGTTTGAACAGCCGCAGGATGCATTCATAACCTTGTCCAAACACTCACAGCATGCGCACAGGCTCGGTGAATTTTCCCGACATCTTGCAATGATGAGGAAAGAAGGCGTGTTGGCGGAGCTTTTTCAGGACTTTTGGGGGCAGTTGCAAGAGGATGGAAACGCGTTGTAA